A genome region from Musa acuminata AAA Group cultivar baxijiao chromosome BXJ3-5, Cavendish_Baxijiao_AAA, whole genome shotgun sequence includes the following:
- the LOC135638917 gene encoding glutaredoxin-C1-like has protein sequence MDRVMKLASQKAVVIFSLSSCCMCHTIKRLFCELGVNPAVYELDEDPRGREMEKALVKLLGRNPSVPVVFIGGKLVGSTDRIMALHLGGKLTPLLREAGALWL, from the coding sequence ATGGACAGGGTGATGAAGTTGGCCTCGCAGAAGGCAGTGGTAATCTTCAGCTTGAGCTCATGCTGCATGTGCCACACCATCAAGAGGCTCTTCTGCGAGCTGGGAGTCAATCCTGCTGTTTATGAGCTTGACGAAGACCCCAGAGGGAGAGAGATGGAGAAGGCACTGGTCAAGCTGCTCGGCCGCAACCCCTCGGTGCCGGTCGTGTTCATCGGAGGAAAGCTCGTTGGATCCACCGATAGGATCATGGCCCTTCATCTTGGTGGCAAGCTGACTCCATTGCTTCGGGAGGCTGGTGCTCTATGGCTTTGA